A stretch of Arachis hypogaea cultivar Tifrunner chromosome 15, arahy.Tifrunner.gnm2.J5K5, whole genome shotgun sequence DNA encodes these proteins:
- the LOC140178975 gene encoding uncharacterized protein gives MSCVESGDIDLRLRLLILILLLDGEILKFVLQSLRLLILILLLDGTPQAALVKDPGISVNHVIWSPDGALFRVAYSRHIV, from the exons ATGAGCTG TGTGGAGTCTGGTGACATTGATCTAAGGCTAAGGCTATTAATCCTTATTCTGCTTTTAGATGGTGAGATACTGAAGTTTGTCTTGCAAAGTCTAAGGCTATTAATCCTTATTTTGCTTCTAGATGGCACTCCACAG GCTGCTCTTGTCAAAGATCCAGGTATTTCTGTCAACCATGTGATTTGGAGTCCAGATGGTGCTTTATTCA GAGTTGCTTACTCAAGGCACATTGTTTAG